The following proteins are co-located in the Penaeus monodon isolate SGIC_2016 chromosome 35, NSTDA_Pmon_1, whole genome shotgun sequence genome:
- the LOC119595278 gene encoding uncharacterized protein LOC119595278, translating to MSKLKDLRWARDHYRNIVGNNVVWLRYADDILTVVPIRTNLQDLLHRLNARLESAARNSWRKKCNMSLTPPLPSRLAQQPPTQGGKDQEEIIIPHLEALWKIMDTVKMQTMTCGADTWSPTKHQKEKLAVTQINMERSMLNRTRKGKIRNEVIRAKVKDIVSRVENANGQWADMLQE from the exons atgAGCAAATTAAAGGACTTGCGATGGGCTCgtgaccactaccggaacatcgtggggaataatgtagtctggcttcgctaTGCAGATGACATCCTTACTGTAGTACCGATCAGGACAAATCTTCAAgacctcctccacagactaaatgca cgcttagaatctgcagcccggaatTCCTGGAGGAAGAAATGCAACATGTCAttaacgcctccgttaccctcgcgccttgctcagcaaCCTCCGACGCAAGGCGGAAAAGATCAAGAGGAAATTATCATCCCACACCTGGAGGCCCTA TGGAAAATCATGGACACAGTAAAAATGCAAACAATGACATGTGGAGCAGATACGTGGTCACCCACAAAACATCAAAAGGAAAAGTTGGCTGTGACACAGATTAACATGGAAAGATCAATGCTTAACAGAACAAGAAAAGGTAAAATACGGAATGAAGTGATTAGAGCAAAAGTGAAAGACATTGTAAGTAGAGTTGAAAATGCAAACGGCCAATGGGCAGACATGTTGCAAGAATGA